One Akkermansiaceae bacterium genomic region harbors:
- a CDS encoding protein kinase, translated as MSEERYEIRGKIGQGGVGAVYQAFDTQLNREVAIKRVLAEGGYEDQGEATKHLLKEATALSSVQHPHIVTVYDAGIDADGPYVVMELIHGRTLDEMVERGTLTWNDLREVALQTQEALIAAQDLNLVHRDLKPSNVMVCWLPSGKFQVKIVDFGLAKFSATPSLQTIDHGDAVFGSIFFMAPEQFERTPLDKRTDMYAMGCLYYYALTGEYPFTGDTAAEVMASHLQHHVKPIGELRPDVPQWGCDWIMWHIERRMDDRPKDARESLERFLILDKQSTQPITMTAPDPKTPDPTPAKPKFIFPGADGSTGDAQPPVTPATPATPAPPVTPVAQPAPPVQPAQPVVAPVQPTAPTTPQPISLQAAQPAPAPAKPATAPQPISPPDADLSPHTKSQNITESAQPATPAQPAVAQPAITPQPAVPVTPVQLTPAQPTPTVVQPTPTPVQPSVSAAAPVQPAAPATTPPASLTGSAPQPVVASPTVAENQPPANVVPVTASAKKGMPTGAKYAIIGMLALVIAVAIIVGVALSGERRETALINEVMVRAKALDDEGKLHEGIELTEEELKGTLNRATSMADNRQRPILLKTLAYATAKGGYDANTVIIDHVTKAKCPQSIRSEIFKTVMSRRKDVANIAPLLEFAKNTTEETAAAEAINAARYSAIGKEADVYIDDFLSLINDTDSHSIRGAAERAAQAIIAESDKKADFEPAIYGSYQSAVNDNAKFTMLRLLGCTGGEKAQEAVSEALKSDKAPYQSAAIAALSIWADDGQFDNLIEFIDECENDKIRKTAFDAAYSFLRIERQRDSEDLGELWKSLAGTAKTQGEKLQIIRGMANQKHEWAIPVLEYFTEDKDDMVIDKAERAKELVERRIREKEGSSDE; from the coding sequence ATGAGCGAAGAGCGCTACGAAATAAGAGGCAAAATCGGACAAGGTGGTGTTGGAGCTGTTTACCAGGCTTTCGACACCCAGCTGAACCGCGAAGTTGCCATCAAGCGGGTGCTCGCCGAAGGTGGCTATGAAGACCAGGGCGAGGCCACCAAACACCTTCTCAAGGAAGCCACCGCTCTGTCCTCGGTCCAGCACCCCCATATTGTGACGGTCTACGATGCCGGCATCGACGCCGATGGCCCCTATGTTGTCATGGAGCTGATCCACGGACGGACGCTGGATGAAATGGTTGAACGTGGCACCCTGACCTGGAACGATCTGCGTGAAGTCGCCTTACAGACACAGGAGGCGCTCATTGCCGCCCAGGATCTTAACCTCGTCCACCGCGACCTGAAACCCAGCAACGTGATGGTCTGCTGGCTTCCTTCGGGTAAGTTCCAAGTCAAAATCGTCGACTTTGGACTGGCCAAATTCTCGGCCACGCCATCGCTGCAGACCATCGACCACGGCGACGCCGTTTTTGGTTCCATTTTCTTTATGGCCCCCGAGCAGTTTGAGCGGACACCGCTGGACAAGCGCACGGATATGTATGCCATGGGCTGCCTTTATTACTACGCGCTGACCGGCGAGTACCCGTTCACCGGGGATACCGCCGCCGAGGTGATGGCCAGTCACCTCCAGCACCACGTCAAACCTATCGGTGAACTCCGTCCGGATGTCCCCCAGTGGGGATGCGACTGGATCATGTGGCACATCGAGCGCCGGATGGATGACCGGCCCAAGGATGCCCGTGAATCACTCGAACGATTTCTCATACTTGATAAACAATCAACCCAACCCATAACCATGACCGCACCTGATCCCAAGACCCCTGACCCAACCCCAGCCAAACCCAAGTTCATTTTCCCGGGGGCTGATGGCTCCACAGGAGATGCCCAGCCACCAGTAACACCCGCAACGCCAGCAACACCAGCCCCCCCAGTAACACCCGTTGCCCAGCCCGCGCCACCGGTGCAACCAGCCCAACCCGTCGTGGCACCGGTGCAACCAACGGCACCCACCACACCGCAGCCGATCTCGCTTCAGGCAGCACAGCCCGCCCCCGCACCGGCAAAACCAGCAACAGCCCCGCAGCCGATTTCCCCGCCGGACGCCGATCTCAGCCCGCACACCAAATCACAGAATATCACGGAAAGTGCCCAACCTGCCACCCCGGCACAGCCTGCCGTGGCACAACCCGCAATCACTCCGCAACCCGCGGTGCCCGTCACACCGGTCCAGTTAACACCGGCCCAACCTACCCCGACTGTGGTCCAACCTACCCCGACGCCGGTTCAGCCGTCGGTGTCGGCCGCGGCTCCGGTGCAGCCAGCAGCCCCGGCAACCACCCCACCGGCTTCCCTAACAGGATCAGCACCCCAACCCGTGGTTGCAAGTCCGACCGTTGCGGAGAACCAACCACCCGCAAATGTAGTGCCGGTGACTGCGAGTGCCAAGAAAGGCATGCCTACGGGTGCCAAGTACGCTATCATTGGCATGCTGGCCCTTGTTATCGCTGTCGCCATCATTGTAGGTGTCGCCTTAAGTGGCGAACGCCGCGAAACCGCGCTGATCAACGAGGTCATGGTCAGGGCCAAGGCGCTCGACGATGAAGGCAAGCTCCATGAAGGTATTGAACTCACCGAGGAAGAACTCAAGGGAACACTCAACCGGGCCACCAGCATGGCGGACAACAGACAACGTCCCATCCTATTGAAAACCCTCGCCTACGCCACTGCCAAGGGAGGCTACGATGCCAACACCGTCATCATTGACCATGTCACCAAGGCCAAATGCCCGCAGAGTATTCGTAGCGAGATCTTTAAAACGGTGATGAGCCGCAGAAAAGACGTGGCCAACATTGCACCACTGCTGGAATTCGCCAAAAACACCACCGAGGAAACGGCGGCAGCCGAGGCGATCAACGCCGCGCGATATTCCGCCATCGGCAAGGAGGCTGACGTTTATATTGATGATTTCCTCTCACTGATCAATGACACAGACTCACACAGCATCCGCGGAGCCGCTGAACGTGCAGCCCAGGCCATTATTGCCGAGTCCGATAAAAAAGCCGACTTCGAACCCGCCATCTACGGCTCCTATCAATCGGCGGTCAATGACAACGCCAAGTTCACCATGCTGCGTCTCCTGGGATGCACGGGTGGCGAAAAGGCCCAGGAGGCCGTCTCCGAAGCCCTGAAGTCTGACAAGGCACCCTACCAGAGTGCCGCCATTGCCGCACTCTCCATTTGGGCGGACGACGGTCAGTTTGACAATCTCATTGAGTTTATTGATGAGTGCGAAAACGATAAAATCCGTAAAACGGCATTTGATGCGGCCTACTCATTCCTGCGCATCGAGCGCCAACGCGATTCTGAAGACCTGGGCGAACTCTGGAAGTCGTTAGCCGGAACCGCCAAAACCCAGGGGGAAAAACTTCAAATCATCCGCGGTATGGCCAACCAGAAACACGAGTGGGCCATCCCCGTACTCGAGTATTTTACCGAGGACAAGGACGACATGGTGATCGATAAGGCCGAACGCGCCAAAGAGCTGGTCGAACGCCGTATCCGCGAGAAAGAAGGATCAAGCGATGAGTAG